From Glycine soja cultivar W05 chromosome 4, ASM419377v2, whole genome shotgun sequence, the proteins below share one genomic window:
- the LOC114409294 gene encoding uncharacterized methyltransferase At1g78140, chloroplastic-like, with protein sequence MAIGVAVSGMYTLTPTLSSFKHPTRLFSRAAFTAKLPLQFRASSTSFIDTETNPRESNVVVVEKDVSSRSSNSLACPVCYDSLTWNGDPGFSVDTITGSSFQCSTCQKTYIGNQTHLDLTATGGAKSYGESMPASTELFRVPLISFLYERGWRQTFSVWGGFPGPEKEFELMKGFLKPILGGNIIDASCASGLFSRLFAKSGLFSFIVALDYSENMLQQCYEFIQQEENFPKENFILVRADISRLPFVSSSVDAVHAGAALHCWPSPLAAVAEISRVLRPGGVFVATTYILDGPFSVIPFLSSLRQNVRQVSGSYIFLSERELEDLCRACGLVGFKCIRNGLFVMISATKPS encoded by the exons ATGGCTATAGGCGTAGCAGTTTCCGGTATGTACACGCTCACTCCAACTCTCTCTTCATTCAAGCACCCCACGCGCCTCTTCTCACGCGCTGCTTTCACTGCAAAGCTTCcacttcaatttcgagcttcttcAACGTCCTTCATCGACACCGAAACCAATCCAAGA GAATCCAACGTAGTAGTAGTTGAAAAGGACGTAAGCAGTAGAAGCAGCAATTCGTTGGCTTGTCCCGTATGTTACGATTCCTTGACATGGAACGGTGATCCTGGTTTCTCCGT AGATACTATCACTGGATCTAGTTTTCAATGCAGCACCTGTCAGAAAACATATATTGGTAACCAAACGCATCTCGATCTCACCGCTACAGGTGGAGCTAAGAGCTATGGTGAATCGATGCCAGCTTCCACAGAGCTTTTCAG GGTGCCATTGATATCATTTCTCTATGAGAGGGGCTGGCGTCAAACCTTTTCTGTGTGGGGTGGTTTTCCTGGTCCTGAGAAAGAG TTTGAATTGATGAAGGGTTTCTTAAAGCCAATATTGGGAGGAAATATCATTGATGCTAGTTGTGCAAGTGGATTATTTTCAAGATTATTTGCAAAAAGTGGACTGTTTTCTTTCATTGTTGCTCTAGACTACTCAGAAAACATGTTGCAGCAATGTTATGAATTCATTCAGCAGGAAGAAAACTTTCCAAAAGA GAACTTCATCTTGGTTAGAGCAGACATATCTAGGCTCCCCTTTGTTTCCAGTTCTGTTGATGCTGTACATGCAGGCGCAGCTCTCCACTGTTGGCCTTCACCATTAGCTGCT GTAGCTGAAATAAGTCGTGTTTTACGACCTGGAGGTGTATTTGTCGCAACCACTTACATACTTGATGGGCCTTTTTCTGTTATCCCATTTTTAAGTTCCCTGCGGCAG AATGTAAGGCAAGTGTCTGGGAGCTACATCTTTCTCTCTG